From the genome of Turicibacter faecis, one region includes:
- a CDS encoding VanZ family protein, producing MKVIDYVVTGSLLMLVVFLFYIPIFFLLRKKNIPLLKQMSWVCFVGIIFVILVATGLFDLLLGGRYAFNPPYHFLNLVPFSWVRETWAMGFLAMISQVIGNILMFVPLGFLLPFVFKSCKSPYKTLMGVATFSFSIEFIQYFIGRSADIDDLILNTLGGMLGFGVYLMTDKWLFRKLNSQEKCAIPETGEDTELEENE from the coding sequence ATGAAAGTCATTGATTACGTAGTGACTGGATCATTGTTAATGCTTGTTGTTTTTCTTTTTTATATTCCAATTTTCTTTTTATTAAGAAAGAAAAATATTCCGCTTTTAAAACAGATGAGCTGGGTTTGTTTTGTGGGAATTATTTTTGTTATTTTAGTAGCTACGGGATTGTTTGATCTCCTTCTTGGAGGAAGATACGCGTTCAATCCCCCCTATCATTTTCTGAATTTAGTTCCATTTAGTTGGGTGAGGGAAACGTGGGCCATGGGATTTTTAGCGATGATTTCTCAGGTGATTGGAAATATCCTTATGTTTGTACCGTTAGGATTTTTACTTCCCTTCGTATTTAAATCATGTAAATCCCCGTACAAAACATTGATGGGGGTGGCTACTTTTTCTTTTTCGATTGAATTTATTCAATATTTTATTGGACGTTCAGCGGATATTGATGATTTAATTTTAAATACATTAGGCGGCATGCTTGGTTTTGGCGTTTATTTGATGACCGATAAGTGGTTATTTAGGAAGTTGAATAGTCAAGAAAAGTGTGCAATTCCTGAAACAGGCGAGGACACTGAGTTGGAAGAAAATGAGTGA
- a CDS encoding zinc ribbon domain-containing protein: MEIKNYTCMKCGNHHYEVDEFCATGTGFSKLFDVQNKKFTTITCTKCKYTEIYKGSTSDLENIFDFLIGG, encoded by the coding sequence ATGGAGATTAAAAATTATACCTGTATGAAGTGTGGAAATCATCACTATGAAGTAGATGAATTTTGCGCGACAGGAACCGGATTTTCGAAGTTGTTTGATGTCCAAAATAAGAAGTTTACAACGATTACGTGCACCAAGTGTAAATATACAGAGATCTATAAAGGATCAACGAGTGATTTGGAAAATATTTTTGACTTTTTAATTGGTGGTTAA
- a CDS encoding GNAT family N-acetyltransferase produces MYQLMVASKSDLEIVFQLIEQRIEWMNRVGIKQWNETNYCEVYPKTYYERLMRQGRLYVLKSNQTHRVIGAVACFDQDERWCDTKEVSAYYLHHLVTDYREKGVGHILLKEIEGVARKHKKHCLRLDCAMDNERLNQYYEEQGFLWCGQCEEGLYRGNLREKTLG; encoded by the coding sequence ATGTATCAACTGATGGTTGCCAGTAAATCTGATCTTGAGATTGTTTTTCAACTGATTGAACAAAGGATCGAGTGGATGAATCGAGTAGGAATTAAGCAATGGAATGAAACGAATTATTGTGAGGTGTATCCTAAAACTTATTATGAACGATTGATGAGACAAGGTCGCCTATATGTTTTAAAATCAAATCAAACACATCGAGTCATAGGGGCTGTTGCTTGCTTTGATCAAGACGAGCGATGGTGTGATACGAAGGAAGTGTCTGCTTATTATCTGCATCATTTGGTGACGGATTACCGTGAAAAAGGGGTTGGACACATTTTGTTAAAGGAGATAGAAGGGGTGGCACGGAAACATAAGAAGCACTGTTTAAGGTTAGATTGTGCAATGGATAACGAGAGGCTGAATCAATATTATGAAGAGCAAGGCTTTTTATGGTGTGGTCAATGCGAAGAGGGTTTGTATAGAGGGAACTTACGGGAAAAGACATTGGGGTAG
- a CDS encoding (2Fe-2S)-binding protein encodes MDLNKKICYCFNVTVGDIKKEVETGSTTLAEIQTETKAGTACKGCVKRIQETIDALLAE; translated from the coding sequence ATGGATTTAAATAAAAAAATCTGCTACTGCTTCAACGTAACAGTAGGGGACATCAAAAAAGAAGTTGAAACAGGATCAACAACACTTGCTGAAATTCAAACAGAAACAAAAGCTGGAACAGCTTGCAAAGGTTGTGTGAAACGAATTCAAGAAACAATCGATGCTTTATTAGCTGAATAA
- a CDS encoding undecaprenyl-diphosphate phosphatase, with amino-acid sequence MDFIELLKVIFLGIVEGITEWLPVSSTGHMILVDEFIKLNMTPAFMEMFFVVIQLGAIMAVVCLFWDKLFPFEFKGGFKVKTDTMNLWFKIAVACVPAAIIGLLFDDVIDEYLFNPVTVALMLILYGVLFIVIENRNKGRRPMVNDLSQITYKFALMVGIFQLLALVPGTSRSGATIVGAILIGASRYVASEFTFFLAIPVMLGASLLKILKFGLVFTASEAVVLGTGTLVAFFVSILAIKFLMGYIKKHDFKVFGWYRIILGIIVLAYFFFFNV; translated from the coding sequence GTGGATTTTATTGAATTATTGAAGGTAATTTTCCTTGGGATTGTAGAGGGGATTACGGAATGGTTACCTGTAAGTAGTACGGGGCATATGATTTTAGTTGACGAATTTATTAAATTAAACATGACACCAGCATTTATGGAGATGTTTTTCGTCGTTATCCAATTAGGTGCTATTATGGCGGTCGTTTGTTTATTCTGGGATAAATTATTTCCGTTTGAATTTAAAGGTGGCTTCAAAGTTAAGACGGATACGATGAATTTATGGTTTAAAATTGCAGTAGCTTGTGTGCCTGCAGCGATTATTGGTTTATTATTTGACGACGTGATTGATGAATATTTATTCAATCCAGTGACAGTTGCCTTAATGTTAATCCTTTATGGGGTATTATTTATTGTGATTGAAAACCGAAATAAGGGACGCCGTCCAATGGTTAATGATTTATCACAAATCACTTATAAATTTGCCTTAATGGTTGGTATCTTTCAATTATTAGCACTTGTTCCAGGAACATCACGTTCAGGGGCAACGATTGTAGGTGCAATTTTAATTGGTGCTTCACGTTATGTTGCATCAGAGTTTACATTTTTCTTAGCTATCCCAGTTATGCTTGGTGCGAGTCTATTAAAAATTCTAAAGTTCGGTTTAGTTTTTACAGCGTCTGAAGCAGTGGTTCTGGGAACTGGAACATTAGTTGCCTTCTTTGTTTCTATTTTAGCGATTAAATTCTTAATGGGATATATTAAAAAGCACGATTTTAAAGTGTTTGGATGGTATCGTATTATTCTAGGAATTATCGTGCTTGCTTATTTTTTCTTTTTTAATGTGTAA
- a CDS encoding stalk domain-containing protein, giving the protein MKHSFLFLLSFFPSFLMGGQDPITLTTITPDIHENLASIDDVMSSFEGSVAFDEETGTYTYTINDQEIILNLNCGYSLINGEKEALFLERNDETALMTIKWVTPKLIDDEVFVPVQYIERIFNATYSEEGFTLNGDASNTMTVFEDKEDSGDSAIGKRLTVEETEGEKEVSQTTNKKPSTSKPTPSITQKPEVSKPTQKPSTSKPNQNTTQKPSTSTPVKPQEPTDSPQPPVGDKPEEIVPPTPEPEPTPKPEPPVEDQPSDVTPPTPEGPSPLPPSDSETGDNSNSPESETF; this is encoded by the coding sequence ATGAAACATTCATTTCTTTTTTTACTATCATTTTTTCCTTCCTTTTTAATGGGGGGACAAGATCCAATTACATTAACAACCATAACACCTGATATTCATGAGAACCTTGCTTCTATCGATGACGTTATGTCTTCCTTCGAGGGTTCAGTGGCCTTTGATGAAGAAACAGGTACCTATACTTACACAATCAATGATCAAGAAATCATTTTAAATCTTAACTGCGGATATAGTCTCATCAACGGTGAAAAGGAAGCCCTATTCCTTGAACGAAACGATGAAACGGCGTTAATGACGATCAAATGGGTAACCCCAAAATTGATTGACGATGAAGTGTTCGTTCCCGTTCAATACATTGAGCGCATCTTTAATGCTACATACTCAGAAGAGGGCTTTACATTAAACGGCGATGCTTCGAACACGATGACCGTCTTTGAAGATAAGGAAGACTCGGGGGATTCTGCTATTGGAAAACGATTAACGGTTGAAGAGACAGAAGGTGAAAAAGAGGTAAGTCAAACGACGAATAAAAAGCCGTCCACATCAAAACCAACTCCATCTATCACCCAAAAGCCAGAAGTATCGAAGCCGACTCAAAAACCATCAACGTCTAAACCAAATCAGAATACGACGCAAAAGCCATCCACTTCTACGCCGGTGAAGCCACAAGAACCAACGGATTCACCTCAACCGCCGGTGGGGGATAAGCCAGAAGAGATTGTCCCACCGACACCAGAACCGGAACCGACTCCAAAACCTGAACCACCAGTAGAGGATCAACCCTCTGATGTCACACCACCGACACCGGAAGGACCCTCTCCACTTCCACCAAGTGATTCTGAAACTGGGGATAACTCAAATTCACCTGAATCCGAAACATTTTAA
- a CDS encoding VanZ family protein, which translates to MGILIERFYGFLCVFIPCLIYQGWLLKKEGRTAHLGYHLFWVNVCVLYLYLAIDVAGIGSVWDIGSFKTIIRGDEIHLLPFSEGIGLTTVLNIIMFMPLGFLVPLIWRSYRNGIKVMGIGLLFSGLIEFFQLFNYRTTDIDDLLMNTLGALFGYLMFVGLKKIFPQVGEKSILLAKYEPIVYVVLSILGEFLLFNWRLIA; encoded by the coding sequence ATGGGGATTTTGATTGAAAGATTTTACGGCTTTTTATGCGTGTTTATTCCTTGCTTGATTTATCAAGGATGGCTATTAAAAAAAGAGGGGCGAACAGCCCATTTAGGTTATCATTTGTTTTGGGTTAATGTATGTGTTCTTTATCTTTACTTGGCGATAGACGTAGCGGGAATCGGAAGTGTTTGGGATATTGGATCATTTAAGACCATCATTCGCGGGGATGAGATTCACCTTCTTCCATTCTCAGAGGGAATCGGGCTAACCACGGTGCTTAATATTATTATGTTTATGCCACTTGGTTTTTTAGTCCCACTGATTTGGCGTTCGTATAGAAATGGCATCAAGGTGATGGGGATAGGGTTATTGTTTTCAGGTTTAATTGAGTTTTTTCAGTTGTTTAATTATCGGACAACAGATATTGATGATTTATTAATGAATACATTGGGTGCATTATTTGGGTATTTAATGTTTGTAGGATTGAAAAAGATTTTTCCACAGGTTGGGGAAAAATCAATTTTACTTGCTAAATATGAGCCCATAGTATATGTTGTATTATCTATTTTAGGGGAGTTTTTACTCTTTAATTGGCGTCTCATCGCATAA
- a CDS encoding LytR/AlgR family response regulator transcription factor, translated as MKLFILEDDPVQRERLETIITKLQDTLQIFCEQLIATHDPEVLLSKLDVIDSHHVYFLDLEINHEVRMGLEVAQEIRKKDPHGMVIFVTTHSELAPKTYAYKVSALDFIEKDQPNEAFSQQVEACLKLAKEYEGRQGEKEELVIKNKFTTLSVPLADVLYIETLTGSHKLHLVTKKASTQFYGKLREVEPLHERLFQCHKSYVVNLQNVVRIDKKEKKVYFENGESCFVSRRLVKELERLLLNAAEKSL; from the coding sequence ATGAAACTATTTATTTTAGAGGATGACCCCGTTCAAAGGGAACGCTTGGAAACCATAATCACCAAGTTACAAGACACACTCCAAATCTTTTGTGAACAACTAATTGCAACTCATGACCCAGAGGTGCTGTTAAGCAAGTTAGATGTTATTGATAGCCATCACGTGTATTTTCTCGACCTTGAAATAAATCATGAGGTACGAATGGGATTAGAGGTTGCACAGGAAATTCGGAAAAAAGATCCTCATGGAATGGTTATTTTTGTGACGACCCATTCTGAGTTGGCGCCAAAAACGTATGCTTACAAAGTGTCGGCACTTGATTTTATTGAAAAAGATCAACCGAATGAAGCCTTTTCTCAGCAAGTGGAGGCCTGTTTAAAGCTAGCGAAGGAATACGAGGGAAGACAGGGTGAAAAAGAGGAACTTGTGATCAAGAATAAATTTACGACTTTGAGTGTTCCCTTAGCGGATGTTTTATATATTGAGACGTTGACCGGGTCCCATAAACTACATTTAGTGACTAAAAAGGCGAGTACGCAATTTTATGGGAAGTTACGTGAGGTGGAACCTCTTCATGAACGGTTGTTTCAATGCCATAAATCTTATGTCGTTAACCTTCAAAATGTGGTGAGAATTGATAAAAAAGAAAAAAAGGTCTATTTTGAGAATGGAGAATCATGCTTCGTCTCACGACGGCTCGTCAAAGAATTGGAACGATTACTACTCAATGCGGCAGAAAAATCCCTTTAA
- a CDS encoding ABC-F family ATP-binding cassette domain-containing protein, translating into MLTVSNVGLRYGDKKLFEEVNLKFTPGNCYGVIGANGAGKSTFLKILAGEIEPNTGHVSYPKDLRMSVLKQDHYQYDELPVLETVIRGNERLFQITEEKNALYMKPDFNEEDGIRAAELEGEFAELNGWEAESDAASLLQGLGIGAELHDKLMKDLTGAEKVKVLLAQALFGNPDILVLDEPTNHLDIKSINWLEEFLINFEGTVIVVSHDRHFLNKVCTHICDVDFGKIKLFVGNYDFWYESSQLLNRMAKEANKKKEEQIKELQDFIARFSANASKSKQATSRKKLLDKIKLEDLEPSSRRYPYVGFKPEREVGNDILMVEGLTKTIDGVKVLDNVSFMVRKDDKIAFIGDEIAVTTLFKILNGEMEADSGTFKFGVTIKTAYFPKDNSEFFNESELSLVDWLRQYSDDQTESYVRGFLGRMLFSGEEALKQASVLSGGEKVRCMLSRMMLANANLLMLDQPTNHLDLESITALNNGLKDFSSNVLFASHDHQFIQTIANRIIDIKEDGSIVDKQTTYDEYLAL; encoded by the coding sequence ATGCTTACAGTATCTAATGTCGGTTTACGATATGGTGATAAAAAATTATTCGAAGAAGTTAACTTGAAATTTACACCAGGAAATTGCTACGGAGTAATCGGGGCAAATGGGGCTGGAAAATCAACTTTTTTAAAAATTTTAGCTGGGGAAATCGAACCTAATACAGGTCACGTGAGCTACCCTAAAGATTTACGTATGTCAGTTTTAAAGCAGGACCACTATCAATACGATGAATTACCTGTTTTAGAGACTGTTATCCGTGGAAATGAACGTTTATTCCAAATCACTGAAGAGAAAAATGCGTTATACATGAAACCTGATTTTAATGAAGAAGATGGGATTCGTGCAGCAGAGCTTGAAGGTGAGTTTGCGGAATTAAATGGATGGGAAGCTGAATCAGATGCTGCGTCTTTATTACAAGGATTAGGAATTGGAGCAGAATTACACGATAAATTAATGAAAGATTTAACAGGGGCCGAAAAGGTTAAAGTTTTATTAGCACAAGCTTTATTTGGAAATCCTGATATTCTCGTTCTCGATGAGCCGACCAACCACTTAGACATCAAGTCAATTAACTGGTTAGAGGAATTTTTAATTAACTTTGAAGGAACAGTGATCGTTGTATCCCATGACCGCCACTTCTTAAACAAAGTCTGTACGCATATTTGTGACGTGGACTTCGGAAAAATTAAGTTATTCGTTGGAAACTATGACTTCTGGTATGAGTCAAGTCAGCTTTTAAACCGCATGGCAAAAGAAGCGAATAAGAAAAAAGAAGAACAAATTAAAGAATTACAGGATTTCATCGCTCGTTTCTCGGCTAACGCCTCAAAATCAAAACAAGCGACTTCTCGTAAAAAATTATTAGATAAAATCAAATTAGAAGACTTAGAACCATCAAGCCGTCGCTATCCATACGTTGGATTCAAGCCAGAACGTGAAGTAGGAAACGATATCTTAATGGTTGAAGGACTAACAAAAACAATTGATGGCGTTAAAGTTCTTGATAACGTTAGCTTCATGGTCCGCAAAGACGATAAAATCGCCTTTATCGGAGATGAAATTGCCGTGACTACTTTATTCAAAATCTTAAATGGAGAAATGGAAGCAGATAGTGGAACCTTCAAATTTGGAGTTACAATCAAAACTGCTTACTTCCCGAAAGACAACTCAGAGTTCTTTAATGAGTCAGAACTTTCATTAGTCGATTGGTTACGTCAATACTCTGACGATCAAACAGAAAGCTATGTTCGTGGATTCTTAGGACGTATGTTATTCTCAGGAGAAGAAGCTTTAAAACAGGCTTCAGTTTTATCTGGAGGAGAAAAGGTCCGTTGTATGTTATCACGCATGATGTTAGCAAACGCCAACTTATTAATGCTTGATCAACCAACCAACCACCTTGACCTTGAGTCAATCACCGCATTAAACAATGGATTAAAAGACTTCTCAAGTAACGTCTTATTCGCTTCACATGACCACCAATTCATCCAAACCATCGCTAACCGCATCATCGACATCAAAGAGGATGGATCAATCGTCGACAAACAAACAACATACGACGAATACCTAGCCCTTTAA
- a CDS encoding YebC/PmpR family DNA-binding transcriptional regulator, giving the protein MGRKWNNIKYGKAAKDAARSKVLARFGKEIYMAAKNGDPDPSLNRNLASVIDRAKVAGVNREIIDRAINKAKGGSDENYDFIRYEGYGPNGAAVIVDTLTDNVNRTVAEVRSAFNKNGGKIGVSGAVAFMFEATALFGFNGNSADEILEGLMEADVDVRDVEEEDGEITVYADQDQFHAVQTALNAMGINEFEVAELTMLPTSTVSLEGDALTKFLKLIDVLEDLDDVQQVHHNVDLPEEEE; this is encoded by the coding sequence ATGGGTCGTAAGTGGAATAATATTAAATACGGTAAAGCGGCTAAAGATGCTGCCCGTTCAAAAGTTTTAGCGCGTTTCGGAAAAGAAATTTATATGGCTGCCAAAAATGGTGATCCAGATCCAAGTTTAAATCGTAACTTAGCTTCTGTTATTGACCGTGCAAAGGTTGCTGGGGTTAACCGCGAAATCATTGACCGTGCAATCAACAAAGCAAAAGGTGGATCAGACGAAAACTACGATTTCATCCGTTATGAAGGATACGGTCCGAACGGGGCTGCAGTTATTGTTGATACATTAACAGATAACGTAAACCGTACAGTTGCAGAAGTTCGTTCCGCATTTAATAAAAATGGTGGAAAAATCGGGGTTAGTGGTGCCGTGGCTTTCATGTTTGAAGCAACAGCTTTATTCGGATTCAACGGAAACTCTGCCGATGAAATCTTAGAAGGATTAATGGAAGCAGATGTAGACGTTCGCGATGTTGAAGAAGAAGATGGAGAAATCACTGTATACGCGGACCAAGACCAATTCCATGCCGTTCAAACAGCATTAAATGCAATGGGAATTAACGAATTTGAAGTGGCAGAATTAACAATGCTTCCAACGTCAACTGTTTCATTAGAGGGAGATGCCCTTACTAAATTCTTAAAATTAATTGACGTATTAGAAGACTTAGATGACGTTCAACAAGTCCACCATAACGTTGACTTACCAGAAGAGGAAGAATAA
- a CDS encoding GHKL domain-containing protein translates to MVSFFIPFFQLVVLFLGGQWLLNEKMGRREFWVQLLIINLIGQGLYPTIKFFAIFFVVLYLLIYRLFKTKKFFFSVIASGLPLITMVIGDYLSQLILGISGQSSSLSLTWEQSVVLETLMMGGFTLSCCYFLKSLFKKMNRFPALEKRYQRLVLVQVSLLILLLYANIYAGEKQGFSSQHIQLTSLLFIAYGGLLIWSAGNLLLVVIKHAKLEQERMANQQIYDYAYKLEQLYQELHHFRHDYLNILVSLGESIRQEDLDGIKGIYDRVIQPTEKLVKGRDYIFGKLYQMGVLEIKSLLFEKMVRAQTEQIDVRLELEELIDTLYVDVFPVYRVLAILLDNAIEGAKEATIPYLSISFLQGEGIQQIEIENSCKEEEISLTKIYQPGYSSKGENRGIGLATVQQLMEADHYITLQTFYDAGVFRQVLILKRQG, encoded by the coding sequence ATGGTTTCTTTTTTTATACCTTTTTTTCAATTAGTTGTATTGTTTTTAGGGGGCCAATGGCTATTGAATGAAAAAATGGGGCGACGTGAATTTTGGGTTCAGTTGCTCATCATCAATCTAATAGGTCAAGGGCTTTATCCAACGATTAAATTTTTTGCGATATTTTTCGTCGTGCTTTATCTCTTGATTTACCGACTATTTAAAACAAAGAAATTTTTTTTCAGCGTGATTGCGTCGGGGTTACCATTGATTACGATGGTCATCGGGGATTATTTATCGCAATTGATCCTTGGAATTTCAGGACAATCCTCGTCTTTATCTTTAACGTGGGAGCAGTCAGTTGTTCTTGAAACATTAATGATGGGGGGATTCACCTTAAGTTGTTGTTATTTTTTAAAAAGTTTATTTAAAAAAATGAATCGCTTTCCAGCACTAGAAAAACGTTATCAACGCTTAGTCTTAGTGCAAGTCAGTTTATTAATCCTTTTATTGTATGCGAATATTTACGCGGGGGAGAAGCAAGGTTTTAGTTCGCAGCACATTCAATTAACGAGCCTTTTATTTATTGCATATGGAGGACTACTAATTTGGAGTGCTGGAAACTTATTATTGGTCGTTATTAAACACGCCAAGCTAGAACAGGAGCGGATGGCGAATCAGCAAATCTATGACTACGCTTATAAACTTGAGCAACTATATCAAGAACTCCATCATTTTCGACATGATTATCTAAATATTTTAGTGAGCCTAGGTGAGAGCATTCGCCAAGAGGATTTAGATGGGATTAAAGGGATTTATGACCGAGTCATTCAACCCACTGAAAAACTGGTGAAGGGTCGTGATTATATTTTTGGAAAGCTCTATCAGATGGGCGTTCTCGAAATTAAAAGTTTACTTTTTGAGAAAATGGTTCGGGCACAAACAGAGCAAATAGACGTGAGGTTGGAGCTAGAAGAGCTAATTGATACCCTCTATGTCGATGTCTTTCCTGTTTATCGGGTGTTGGCTATTCTATTGGATAACGCGATTGAGGGAGCAAAAGAGGCAACAATCCCCTATCTATCCATTTCATTTTTGCAAGGGGAAGGGATTCAACAAATTGAAATTGAAAACTCATGCAAAGAGGAAGAGATTTCTTTAACAAAGATTTATCAACCGGGGTATTCCTCGAAAGGAGAGAATCGCGGAATCGGGTTGGCGACGGTTCAACAACTGATGGAGGCGGATCATTATATAACCCTTCAAACGTTTTATGATGCAGGTGTTTTTAGACAAGTTTTAATTTTAAAAAGGCAGGGATGA
- a CDS encoding GNAT family N-acetyltransferase, which yields MITLRPISKDNLWECLDLSVHPNQQQYVASNAISISQSKVQPECIPLAIYHDEMMVGFLMYCLDSEDDEYWIYRLMIDHHFQNQGFGTEALHQVIELIKGDKTRHQIFLGVNPESAPAIHLYEEAGFEFNGQIFGQEHVMVLTY from the coding sequence ATGATTACATTACGACCGATTTCAAAAGATAATCTTTGGGAATGTCTCGATTTAAGCGTACATCCCAATCAACAACAATACGTCGCTTCCAATGCGATTTCCATCTCACAATCTAAGGTCCAACCAGAATGTATCCCGCTTGCCATTTACCATGATGAGATGATGGTCGGATTTTTAATGTATTGCCTAGACTCGGAGGATGATGAATACTGGATTTATCGCTTAATGATCGATCACCACTTTCAAAATCAAGGGTTTGGAACAGAGGCCCTTCACCAAGTCATCGAACTCATTAAGGGAGATAAAACACGCCACCAAATTTTTCTTGGTGTAAATCCAGAAAGTGCACCCGCTATTCATTTATATGAAGAAGCCGGTTTTGAATTTAACGGTCAAATCTTTGGACAAGAGCACGTCATGGTTCTGACTTATTAG
- a CDS encoding YbjQ family protein — MLMVTTDSIVGKEIVEVKGLVKGSTVRSKHIGKDIGASLKTIVGGELNGYNEMLIEARQIALGRMADDATRLGANAVVGVRLMSSAVMAGAAEMVAYGTAVVVR; from the coding sequence ATGTTAATGGTGACAACAGATTCGATTGTGGGGAAAGAAATTGTAGAGGTGAAAGGGCTTGTGAAAGGAAGCACGGTTCGGTCAAAACATATTGGAAAGGATATTGGGGCTTCCTTAAAAACGATTGTTGGTGGAGAGTTAAATGGCTATAATGAAATGCTGATTGAGGCTCGTCAAATTGCATTAGGTCGCATGGCAGATGATGCAACACGGTTAGGTGCTAATGCGGTTGTTGGTGTTCGATTGATGTCATCTGCTGTGATGGCGGGGGCAGCGGAAATGGTGGCATACGGCACAGCGGTGGTGGTGAGATAA